A genomic segment from Fibrobacter sp. UWR4 encodes:
- the obgE gene encoding GTPase ObgE → MFLDEKSIEVRSGKGGDGICSFHREKFVPLGGPDGGDGGRGGHVILQVNEQYSTLLDMGNARLYKAQGGQPGGAKRCTGRSAEDLIVDVPKGTIVKDAEGRILADLTEDGQRWIAARGGKGGMGNQHFATPSNQAPRKCTPGEAGEKRELFLELKLMADVGLVGFPNAGKSSLVNKISSGRPKVGDYPFTTLEPVLGIVQMNGHSFVVADIPGLLEGASEGKGLGHQFLKHIERTHTLLFVIDGFAENAYEQFSVLKSELAAFHPKLAKKPYVIALNKNDLGIDNAIKEFADHKEKVIVTSAVTGDGCHELQQALDEAVPHVQKKKVGWESKKVVEAKTMKAAEKTKAKAARKEASKKPVSKVPAKKPVARKAPAKKK, encoded by the coding sequence ATGTTTTTAGACGAAAAATCAATCGAAGTACGCTCCGGCAAAGGCGGCGACGGCATCTGCAGTTTCCACCGTGAAAAATTTGTACCTCTGGGCGGCCCCGATGGCGGAGATGGCGGCCGTGGCGGCCACGTCATTCTCCAAGTCAATGAACAGTATTCCACCCTATTGGACATGGGCAACGCACGCCTGTACAAAGCTCAAGGCGGACAGCCCGGTGGCGCAAAGCGTTGCACCGGCCGTTCAGCAGAAGACCTGATTGTAGATGTCCCCAAGGGCACTATCGTGAAGGACGCCGAAGGCCGTATCCTTGCAGACCTGACCGAGGACGGCCAGCGCTGGATTGCCGCACGCGGCGGTAAGGGCGGCATGGGAAACCAGCATTTTGCAACTCCTTCCAACCAGGCTCCTCGTAAGTGCACTCCTGGTGAAGCAGGCGAAAAACGCGAACTGTTCCTGGAACTGAAGCTCATGGCAGATGTCGGCCTGGTAGGTTTTCCCAACGCAGGCAAGTCTAGTCTCGTGAACAAGATTTCCAGCGGACGTCCTAAGGTAGGTGACTATCCCTTTACCACTCTGGAACCGGTACTCGGCATCGTCCAGATGAACGGACACAGCTTCGTTGTTGCGGACATTCCGGGTCTTCTGGAAGGCGCTAGCGAAGGCAAGGGTCTGGGCCATCAGTTCCTGAAGCACATCGAACGCACTCATACACTTTTGTTCGTAATCGACGGATTTGCAGAAAACGCATACGAACAGTTCAGCGTTCTCAAGAGCGAACTTGCTGCATTCCACCCGAAGCTCGCAAAGAAGCCCTACGTTATCGCACTTAACAAGAACGATCTTGGAATCGATAATGCCATTAAGGAATTCGCTGACCACAAGGAAAAGGTCATTGTGACTTCCGCTGTTACCGGCGATGGCTGCCATGAATTGCAGCAGGCTTTGGACGAAGCTGTCCCCCACGTTCAAAAGAAGAAGGTGGGCTGGGAATCCAAGAAGGTCGTAGAAGCCAAGACCATGAAGGCTGCAGAAAAGACCAAGGCAAAGGCTGCCCGAAAGGAAGCTTCAAAGAAGCCAGTTTCCAAGGTCCCCGCCAAGAAACCCGTAGCTCGTAAGGCTCCAGCAAAGAAGAAATAA